ACTAAAACCATCATAATTTCTTAAATCAATCAATTTATTTTCCGTTATTTTACGGAAATTTGCTAAATAGTAAGGAAGTTAAATAAAAAATTAATACATAAGAAACAGTGTAAAGACTATGGCAGCTTTTCTGAAAGTAATGTTTGCAGGAGTTTTGATGACAGGAGGAGTGCTGGCAGCAAACACCATATCTGCAATTGCCAAAGAAGTCAAGACGGGAAATTTATTAATAGCACAAACACCAGCAAAATCACAGGTTATAGCATTGCCCATCGCTTTACCAGATTCAGCAGATATTTCTTTAAAAGATGGAGAATCCGTGAGTGGTAGGGTAATTAAAGTAGATCCTCAAGGACAAACATTAACAATTCAGCGTAGTAGCAAAACTCGCTCTATTCCTCTAAATAAAATTGACAAAGTACTGTTCAAAAATGCCGCTGCTTATGTAACTCGCGTTTATCCAAGAATGCGCGGTGAACGCAAACGCCCTATAGGTAAACCAATAACTTGGAATGGTGTACCTCTAAATACTTTTACAATTAAAAATCCAGTTAAAGGTGAAGCAGAAGTTACGTTGGCTCCCCCTGTTGTTTCCCGCGCGGGGTTGTTAGGTATTCAATCAGTAGCTAAAGATCGGCAATATGTAGTAGATCAAATCCAGTTTAATCCGCAGAAAAGAACAATGACTATTCAGGCAACACCTTATTAACGTGAGTTTGACGGATGTCAAAAACCCCTCTCCAAACCTCTCGCCCACGGTGAGAGAGGCTTTGAAACCTTGAATTTTTTGTTCAAAATTAGGGGGATTTAAGCCCCTCTCCGTGTCGGAGAGGGGTTGGGGAGAGGTTCATCAAACTTACGTTAGATTTAGGTAGTACTTAAAGCCATACCTTGACGCATTGCACGCTTGCGATCGCTTTTTCGAGTTCCTCCAGCCATTTGATACTCGTGGCTATTGTTGCCAAACTTATAAGCAATTCCACGCAAAATATTTTCCGAATAATCTGCTAAATGTTCCTCATTTTCCACAATCTGGGTTAATAAAACATCAATACTAGAAAGAGTAGTATTATACGATTCCAGTAATTGTCTCATCTTTTCTATTTTTTCAGTATAATCTGTGACTGTTAATCCTTCCCCTACATCCAGAGTTGAACTGATAGATTTAATGCTGGCTAGACGCATTTCGGCTTTTTCGAGAATACGTGAAGTGCGCTTTCTTCTTGACATAATTAATACTCATTTTTTGAGTTAACCTTTACTCTATAGTGAACAATTGTATAAAAAGTTGCCATACGTAAAATCATTGATTTTTGTTAAATAATCAATGTTAAAGCGGAAACTACTACAGACTGAGGGAAACACGGAAATGTAAAAGCAGAAGTTACTTCAAGAACAACAAAAGTTACTTTCCCTAAAGCAGAAGTTACTTCAAGAACAACAAAAGTTACTTCCGGGAAAGCGGAAGTTATTTTCAAGAAAGCAGAAGTTACTTCTAGGAAAGCGGAAGTAACTTTAGATAGCATCAAATTTGAGATTGCGATCGCCCTAGTATATAAAAATGTAGTATTTGCAAAAATGCGATCGCTTGAGCATTTGTAGAAGATCCCCCTAAATCCCCCTTAAAAAGGGGGACTTTAAGAGAATTATTAGCCCCCCTTTTTAAGGGGGGTTGGGGGGATCTCCAGGGCGAACGTCACCAACAAGCAAACTTTAAAAACATCCTCTAAACTTCTCAATTTTCCCCAACCAAATCAAACTGCAATATGCAAAAAATTCTTACCAGTGTATTAGCTGTATGTGTTTACCTAACGCCCTTAACAGTGACACTCATAGCTCAACCCAGTTGGGGAGAAACGGAAACACCCCAAGCACAAACAACTGAAAAACTACTACAACAGGCAATACAAAAGAGAGAACAACAAGAATATCAACAAGCCATCCCCATATTCCAGCAAGTTTTGGTTATGGCACAAGAACACAAAGACCAAAAGCTAGAAGCAACCGCACTTTTGTGGCTTGGATTTTGCTACTCCGCATTAGGAGAAAAGCAGCAGGCATTGTCATATTACAACCAAGCTCTACCCCTTTTTCGTGCCGTGGGCGATCGCGTGGGGGAAGCTGCTACTCTCCATAACATTGGTCAAGTCTACTCCGTATTAGGAGAACAGCAGCAGACATTGTCATATTACAACCAAGCTTTGCCCCTTTCTCGTGCCGTGGGCGATCGCGTAGGGGAAGCTGCTACTCTCACTAGTATTGGTGCAGTCTACTTCGTATTAGGAGAACAGCAGCAGGCATTGTCATATTACAACCAAGCTCTGCCCCTATATCGTGCCGTGGGCGAGCGCGCGGGGGAAGCTATTACTCTCAATAACATTGGTCTAGTCTACTGGGCATTAGGAGAACAGCAGCAGGCATTGTTATATTACAACCAAGCTCTGCCCCTTTCTCGTGCCGTGGGCAATCGCGCGGGGGAAGCCAGAACTCTTACTAGTATCGGTGCAGTCTACGACGCATTAGGAGAAAAGCAGCAGGCATTGTCATATTACAACCAAGCTCTGCTCCTTTCTCGTGCCGTGGGCGATCGGGAGGCGGAAGCTATTACTCTCCATAACATTGGTCTAGTCTACTGGGCATTAGGAGAACAGCAGCAGGCATTGTCATATTACAACCAAGCTCTGCCCCTTTCTCGTGCCGTGGGCAATCGCATGGGGGAAGCTGCTACTCTCACTAGTATTGGTGCAGTCTACTGGGCATTAGGAGAACAGCAGCAGGCATTGTCATATTACAACCAAGCTCTGCCCCTTTTTCGTGCTGTGGGCGATCGCGTGCGGGAAGCTGCTACATTGGCTAATAGAGGTATATTATTTCATAATATAAATCGACCAATTAAAGCCATTACTGATTTAGAAAAATCTCTGCAAATCAATTTAGAATTGCGTCGGGGTTTAAAGCAAGAACATCGCCAAAAGTTTTTACCGCAATATGACTGGAGTGCAACTGCTCTAGTCGATGTCTTGATTAATCAAAAGAAAAATGACCAAGCTTTTGCTTGGGTTAACCTGTTCAGCACTGCTGATTTAGCTGACTACAATCGTCTAATTAATGCCAAAGTTGCCAACCCCGCAGCCCAACAAGCTATTAATAATTGGAATTTAAAAAATCAACAACTAGAAACTCAACGACAACAACTGCAAAATAACTTTTCCGCAGACTTCGCTGAAAAAATTCGCCAATTAGAAACACAAGTTTATCAGCAAGCCACAGATGTATCTCGCCAATTTCCCGAAGTTGCCGAACTTTTTGAAACCACACCCGCCGATATTGACAAGCTTAAATCATCTATCTCCGCCGACACAGTAATAATTCAACCAGTCTTGTTGACTAATGCGGGAAGTATACCAAAGTCTTTAGCAATATTTATCTTAACTAAGAATAAAGTAACCGTTATTAAAACATTAATTAAACCAGATGAATTTGATCAACTTCTTACCCAATATCTAGAGCAATTAGAAGATGACAGTGATTTTGGCTTTGCAGAAAATAGCACTAAATTATATGATATTCTCATTCGACCTGTAGAAGCTGAAATCCAAAAATTGCAACCCAAGCAATTAAGCATCATCGCCACAGGCAAATTCAGCTATCTCCCTTTTGAAACCCTCAGAGACAGCAAAACAGACAAGTATTTAATCCAAAAATATCCCGTTAATTATCTCAGCCGCATTTCTACAAGTTCTTTAAGTTCATCAAAAGAAACTACAAGCCAAGCACCAAAAGTTTTGGCTTTTGGTAATCCTGTACCTCGTGAATCGCAGAATTTACCAGGTGCAGAAACAGAAGTTACCGAAATCAAGAAATTACTACCAGGAAGCGAAGTTTATCCTGGCAATAAAGCCACCCTGGCAAATTTCAAAAATCAGGTCTTTCGCTTTAATTTTGTCCATTTAGCAACTCATGGCTGCTTCCAAAATGCCGACTGTACAACAATAAATTTAAAAAATAATTCATTGCTGTTTGCCGATGCACAGTTTAACATTGCTGATGCAGCATTTTTAGGTTTAAAAGGTACACAATTATTGACCCTGAGTGCTTGTCAAACTGCCAAAAAAATTGATGATAAAGGCGTAGGTATTGCTGGTGTTGCTTATATATTTGAACGCGCTGGCGCTAAAGCAGTGATGGCGAGTTTGTGGGCGGTTGAAGACGACTCAACCCAAAAACTTATGATTGATTTTTATACAAATCTCCAGCAAGGTAAGACTAAAGGAGAAGCATTACAACAAGCCAAGTTAAAGCAAATTGAGCGTCATCCCTTTTATTGGTCGC
This window of the Nostoc sp. HK-01 genome carries:
- a CDS encoding TPR repeat-containing protein, whose protein sequence is MQKILTSVLAVCVYLTPLTVTLIAQPSWGETETPQAQTTEKLLQQAIQKREQQEYQQAIPIFQQVLVMAQEHKDQKLEATALLWLGFCYSALGEKQQALSYYNQALPLFRAVGDRVGEAATLHNIGQVYSVLGEQQQTLSYYNQALPLSRAVGDRVGEAATLTSIGAVYFVLGEQQQALSYYNQALPLYRAVGERAGEAITLNNIGLVYWALGEQQQALLYYNQALPLSRAVGNRAGEARTLTSIGAVYDALGEKQQALSYYNQALLLSRAVGDREAEAITLHNIGLVYWALGEQQQALSYYNQALPLSRAVGNRMGEAATLTSIGAVYWALGEQQQALSYYNQALPLFRAVGDRVREAATLANRGILFHNINRPIKAITDLEKSLQINLELRRGLKQEHRQKFLPQYDWSATALVDVLINQKKNDQAFAWVNLFSTADLADYNRLINAKVANPAAQQAINNWNLKNQQLETQRQQLQNNFSADFAEKIRQLETQVYQQATDVSRQFPEVAELFETTPADIDKLKSSISADTVIIQPVLLTNAGSIPKSLAIFILTKNKVTVIKTLIKPDEFDQLLTQYLEQLEDDSDFGFAENSTKLYDILIRPVEAEIQKLQPKQLSIIATGKFSYLPFETLRDSKTDKYLIQKYPVNYLSRISTSSLSSSKETTSQAPKVLAFGNPVPRESQNLPGAETEVTEIKKLLPGSEVYPGNKATLANFKNQVFRFNFVHLATHGCFQNADCTTINLKNNSLLFADAQFNIADAAFLGLKGTQLLTLSACQTAKKIDDKGVGIAGVAYIFERAGAKAVMASLWAVEDDSTQKLMIDFYTNLQQGKTKGEALQQAKLKQIERHPFYWSPFVIIGDAR